In Bradyrhizobium guangdongense, the sequence GATCACGGCCGCCGCGGTCTCGTCGCAGGTGGTCTCGATACCCAGTACCAGCATTGGCGAATTGTTATCCAATTTGCGCCCTTGCGCTCATCCGTAAAGCAGAGTTCTGCTAACGCGGTAGCATTCCGGGGTCATCTTGCGCAATCGTCACGCGCCGCTCTCCCTCGCGAATGCGTCACCGCCGGGTGGTTCGGGAACATAAGCGATGTCCATTCTTGTCACACGGCCGCATCCCGACAACGAGACGACGGCGGAAAATCTGCGCGCCCGGGGGCATGTGGTGCTGCTTGCGCCCGTACTCAAATGCGAGCCGGTTGCCTTTCACGACGAGAGTGAGACGAATTATGGCGCCATTATCGTCACGTCGGCGAATGCGATCCGTGCCATCGCGGCGCAACTGCGCGATCGCGGCCTTTTGGCGCTGCCGCTCTTTGCGGTCGGCGAGCATACGGCTTCCGTGGCGCGCGAGGTCGGTTTCAAGGATGTGATCGTCGCCGGCGGCGATGCCGCTTCCTTGCGCGACAAGGTCGTGCAAGGCGCGCGGGACAAGGTGCTGAAGAAGAAAAGTACGCTGCTTTATCTTGCCGGGGCGGATCTGTCGCGGGATCTCGGCGGCGAGCTCGGCGCGGAAGGGTTCAGCGTGGTCACGCAGACCACTTACCGCATGGCCCCGGTCAAGGTTCTCCCGCGCGAGGTCTGCGAAGGCTTTGCCGCGCATGGCATCGAGGCGGTGCTGCATTACTCCAGGCGCAGCGCGCGCGCCTTCCTGGATGCCGCACGGGACGAGGGCGTCGAAATCTCGGCACTGGCGATTCCACAATGCTGCCTGTCCGAGACGGTCGCAAGCGTGCTGCGCGATGCCGGCGCATCGCAGGTTCTGGTGGCCGCGAGCCCGGACGAAAATGCCTTATTTGACGCCTTGGAGCGTGCTTTGCGCACCCGTTTGGCGTAAGAGGACGGGCCGAATCCGACGCAATCGGGCTCGCTTCTGGTATGCAAGTGTGAGGAACCGTCACGATGGCCGACGACAAGCCTGAAGACGCAGGGCTGGCTCCCGAATCCGGCCGCGCCAAGCGCACGCCGCCGACCATTGACCTCGAAGCGACCGAAGTCTCCACCCAGCCGCAGGACGTACCGGGCGAGCCTGAGACGCAGCCAGCGGCCGAGCCGGCAAGCTCGGAGCACGCCGCCCCCGAGGACGCCGAGGTCGAGGCGGCCAAGATCGAGACGGAGCCGCAGCGTGAGGAGGCGCAGGCCGCTGCAACGTCTGCCGCCATCTCTCCCTGGGTCATCGCGCCATTTTCCGGCGCCGCCGCAGCGGCAGTCGTGATCGCAGTCGGTTGGGCGCTGGGGTGGCCCGCGGTGCAGGCTCCGCCCGCCGCGCCGCAAGTGACCAGCGCCGCGGTCGATGCGCTGAGCGGACGCCTCGCCGCAGTCGAAGCCAAGGCCGGAAAGCCGGCGACCGATCCGGCGATGACGACGCGGCTCGACGCGCTGGAGAAATCCGTCGGCACTCTGCGCAACGACGTCGCTAATTTGCGCGCGCAGTCCGACAAGATTGCGAGCGCATTGAACGATGCGAAATCCGCGCCGCGTGACGCCTCGCCATCCGTCCTCGCCGCTCTCGACGATCGCATCTCCCAGCTCGAGCGCGCCAGCAAGACCGCGCGCGCCGAGCTCGCGCAGCAGGGCGAGAAGATCGCCGATGCCAAGGCAATGGACGACAAGCCCTTGCGCTATGTGGTTGCCGCCACCCTGCTGGACGTCGCCGTTCGCCACAACGATCCCTATGAGGCGCAGCTCAATGCTGCGCGGTCGTTCGCAGCCAAGCCCGAAATGCTGAAGCCGCTGGATATGTTCGCAGCATCAGGCATCCCGACGCCGTTCGCGCTGACCCGCGAGCTCCTCAACATCGTGCCGAAGCTGTCGCCGCCGCCGGAGGCCCCTCCCCCTGGCGCCGGCATCGTCGAGCGCCTTCAGGCGGGAGCGTCGAAGCTCGTCCGCATCGAGCGCACCGACGGGGTCGGCAACGACCGCGGCGCCATCGTCGCGCGGGTCACGGCCGCGGCGCTGCGCAACGATTTCGCCGAAGCGCGGCGCGAGCTGATGACGCTGCCCGAGAGCGAACGTGGGCCGGCGAAGGCATGGCTGGACAAGGCCGATGCGAGAGACGCCGCGCTCGCGGCCTCCCGCAAATTCGCCGACGATGCTCTGGCGGGTCTCGCCAAGCCGGCTCCATAGATTGCTCGATAAGACTCGCGCAACAATCCGCGCGTATAGGGATCGCCATGCTTCGCATCGTCCTCTTCCTCGTTCTGATCGCGCTTGCAGGCGCCGGCGCCGCTTGGGTCGCCGATCAGCCCGGCAATGTCGTGCTGACCTGGGGCGGCTTCCGGGCCTCACCGAGCATTCCGGTGTTCGTGCTCTGCCTCGGCATCTTCGCAGTCCTGGTCGTGCTGCTCTGGAGCGTCCTGACCGCGATATGGCGGACGCCCGGACGAATCCGCCGCCGCCGGCACGAGAAGCGCCATGCCCGCGGCCGTCACGCCATCACCCACGGCCTGCTCGCGATCGGTCATGGCGACACCGCGCTCGCCCGCCGTCACGCCGAAGCGGCGCGGCGGCATGCGCCCGACGATCCGCTCGCGCTTCTCTTGCATGCGCAATCGGCTCAGCTCGAGGGCAATCGCGACGAGGCGCAGCGCGCCTTCCGTGCCATGGCCGAGCGCGAGGATACGCGGCTGCTCGGCCTGCGCGGCCTGTTCATCGAGGCGCAGCGCGCCGACGATGCGGTCAGCGCGGTGATGATCGCGGAGGAAGCCATCAAGCTGTCGCCGTCCTCGACCTGGGCCTCGCATGCGGTGCTCGGCTTCCGCTGCGCGCGCGGCGACTGGAGCGGCGCGCTCGCGATTCTCGATTCGAATTTGTCCGCCGGTCTGATCGACAAGCCGACTTACCGCCGCCAGCGTGGCGTGCTGCTCACGGCGCGCGCGCTGGAATTGGAGACGATGGACCGCGACGTCGCGCGCGAGAGCGTGATGGAAGCTGTCAAGCTCGCGCCGACCCTGGTGCCGGCCGCCGTGCTTGCCGCGAAATTCGAGAGCGAGGCGCATCAGGTGCGCCGCGCCATGAAGCTGGTCGAGGCCGCCTGGCTCGCCAATCCGCATCCAGATCTTGCCGATGCCTATGCGCACGTCAAACTCGGCGATTCGGCGCGGCAGCGTCTGCAGCGGGTCGAGACGCTCGCGGCGAAAACGCCGGCCGACAAGGCTGGCCATGTCGAGGGCCAGCTCGCGATCGCGCGCGCCGCGATCGACGCTTCCGAATTCGCCCGTGCGCGCGAAGTGCTCGCTCCCTACGTCAACGATCCAACCCAGCGCGTGGCGCTGCTGATGGCCGAGCTGGAGCGCGCCGAGCATGGCGACGGCGGCCGCGCACGGGCCTGGACCTTGCGCGCGGTGCGTGCCCGCCACGACCCGGCCTGGACCGCGGACGGCTATGTCAGCGATCGCTGGCGCCCAGTTTCTCCGGTCACCGGCCGGCTCGATGCCTTCCAGTGGCAGACACCGGTGGCGAGCCTGCCCTCGGACAAGGGCACGACGATCGAGTCCTCGGCCTTCGAGGAAGCCATGCTCGCCGCCCCCGCGCCGAAGCGGGTGGCGGCGGCGAGCGAGGCGCCGGAGGAACCGGTGGTGATCGCGCCGGATCCGACCCCGGTCGCGGCTCCAGCTGCGCAGGACAATGCGCCCCCGGCGGCCAGGGAAGAGCCGGCGGTGACGCCGGCCGAGCCGGTCAAGCCCGCCCCTGACGCCACCGAATCATCGCCTCTGGCGGAAACCCCGGTGTTCCGGACCCGCGCCGACCTCGGCAAGCCCGCGCCGGCGCCGATCCAGACCGTCATCCCGATCGTCCGCGCCCCTGATGATCCCGGGATCGATGACGAGGGTCCGAGCGATGAATTTACGGAACAAATCGGCACGCCAAAGGCTCAGGCCGGTGGTTGGCGCGGATTCTGGTCCCGCTGGGGCGCGTGATCAGTATTTCGCACCTCCCTTGTCCTTGCCAATTCGGGCCATGCCCGATATCAGGAGCGCGCGTATCGGGGCCGGCGTCGCCCAGCCCCGGCAGGGTTCGCCGCAATAGCTCAGTCGGTAGAGCACGTCATTCGTAATGACGGGGTCGGGGGTTCGAATCCCTCTTGCGGCACCACCGCTCAAAACTCTCCCCCGATTCGTCCCATCGCCACGCGAGCTCTTACCCACTGAACTGGCGTGAGTGCGTCGACGCTTTCATGTGCCGCCGAATCCGAGACGGCGGTCCCGCGTGATGTCTCTCACATAACTTCGCACGCCTCCCCCGTAGTGTCCCGGTCACGCAAACGCGGGGAGATTTCACATGCGTAAGATCGTTCTGGTGGCCGCCATGGTTCTGGTCTCTGCATCGGCCCAGGCAGGCGGCTCGCGCAGCCTTTCGCTGGCCGCGGCCAACGAGCAGGCGCCGGCATCTCAGTCGACGACGGCGCCGATGCCCGCCACCACGCAAGTGAGCGAGGCCGCGCCAGTGGCCGCAGTTCCTGTTTATGTCGATCGTCCGCCCGTGGTGTCCACCACTCCGGCCGCTGCGCCAGTCACGACCACGACGCCGCCGTCCGCGCCCGTCGCGACACGTCCCGCACCGAAGACGACGGCAAGAGCGGACAAGCCCAGGCACAAGCGTCGCTCGACCGAAAGCCGCATCATCGCCGAGCTGCACCGCCACGGCATTTATTGGTGAGCAACGCGCCAGCTCCCAAAATGAATATGGCCGGGCTGAGCCCGGCCATATGCTTACCGAGACTTGACGCGCTCAGCGCTGCGAGACCGTCTGCACCACGCTCGAAACCGGGCGTGCATTCGTCGCACTGCCTGACGTCGGCACCTTCAACTCCTTGAGGATGGCCTCGTCATATTCGGGCAGCGAGTCGAACGTCGTCTTGGCCTTGATCTGCACGACCTTGTAGCCGCCGGCCTTGAGACGCGCCAGCAGCGTCGGCAGCGCTTCGCCGGTCCGCTTCTGGAAGTCGTGCATCAGGATGATGCCCTTGCCGAGCTTGTCGAGCTTGGTCATCACGTTGTTGACGATCTTGTCCGGCGTGTTCTCCTTGCGGAAATCGAAGGAGTCGATGTCGGTCGAGAAAATTCCGAGATTGCGAGTGCCGAGATAGCTCACCAGGGCCGGGCTCTGCGACAACTGCGGGAAGCGGAAGAACGGCGACGGATTGGTGCCGAGCGCCCATTTCACCGCGCTGAAGCCCTTCTCGATCTCGTCCTTGGCCTGCTGCTCCGTCATCTTCTTGCCGGCGAGATTGACGTGCGACCAGGTGTGGGTGCCCACCGTGTGGCCCTGAGCCAGAACCTGGCGCAGGATCTCCGGATGCCAGGTGGCGTGCTTGCCGACCGAGAAGAACAGGCCCTTGGTGCACTCATCGGCCAACGCCTTGAGCACGGCTGGCGTGTTGTGCGGCCAGGGGCTGTCGTCGAAGGTCAACACGACCTCCTTGTCGGCAAGGAAATCAAACTGCTTGAACTGCTCGAAGCCGAAGCCCGGACCGCCCGTCGTGTCGATCTCGACCACGCGCGAGACGCCCAGTGCATTCGGATTGGTGCAGGTCGTGGCCTGCTGAACCGGAGCCGGCGCGGGCACCGGTGCCGGAGCGGGCGCTGCCGCGACAGCGATGGGCTTGGCCGCGATCGCCGCTGTGGTCTCGACGTCGTCCTTGGCGGCGAGCTTGGCCGGCAGGGGATCGGCGGCGCGGGCGGCTGTTGTCTTGGGAGCGCCCTGATCGGCGCGGGAGGAATAAAAGTACCAACCTCCGGCGATCAGGACCGCCGCGAGGACACTGGCCAGCATCAGGCCTAACGCATTACGCATCGCTACTCTTTCCAAATACGCAACCAAACCAGCGGAATTTCCCGCGCGACGAGCCATTAATGCGAAGGAACAGTTAACGTGACACCAACACGACGGCGGATGCGGAGGATTTTCAGGTAAGTGCGCCAAAGTGACCGATGTCACAGAGGATAGGTCGCCCCGTGACCATCATCACAGTGGAAAGGATTTTCCGGGAGCATGGTCATTCCCATCAACAACCGGCCCGCGCACCCGCGGTGCCAATGGGAGCTTCACATGACGAAGTCGTTTTCAGCCACCATCCGCGACACCAGCCTGGCCCTCGGTTTTGCCGCCATCGTCTCGATCGTCTCGACGACCTCGAGCTTCGCCTTCTCGGCCGAAGCGCAGCAGATGTGCACCGGCGATGCCTTCCGCCTGTGCTCCTCTGAAATCCCCAACATCCCGAAGATCACCGCCTGCATGATCAAGCATCGCTCGGATCTGAGCGCCGGTTGTCGCGCCGTGATGGACAAGGATCTCGCCAAGGGCGCCTCGCGCAAGCTCGCCGACGCCCAGGACGGCCAGTAAAATCGCGCTCTAAAGCTCCCGCGCGGTGTGCCCCGGCGTCAAGCCGGGGCCATCGGCACGCATCGGTCCGCCTGCCAAGAAAAGCCCAAGAAAAGCCGTTGCGACCCCGAGATCGTCGCACTAGCTTCGCCCGCATATCTCAAAGGGTACGAGGCATTACGCGATGACCAGATTTCTTTTCACAGTCTCTTTTGTTCTATGCGCATCGGCTGCATCCGCGCAGCAGCAGCCCGGCCACGACGCCTGCGCGCGTGACGTCACGCGCTTTTGCCGGGCCGTGATGAACAATGGCGATGGCGCCGTGCTCGCCTGCCTGAAAGAGCACCGCACGCGCCTCAGCAAGGCCTGCGAGAAGGTGCTGACGGAGCACGGACAGTGATCGTCATTCCGGGGCGCGCGAAGCGCGAACCCGGAATCCATTTCTCCACGCATTATGCGGACTGATGGATTCCGGGCTCGCGCCTGACGGTGCGCCTCGACGAAGCAAAACCTATGTGCTGCTCCCCGCCGCCGTCGCGACCACAGGCAGCACCTCGGCGCTGGCACGGTCCGGCGTTTCTTCCTTCCAGCGCACCGAGCCGAACGGCCGCTCCAGCATGCGGCGGATCCGCACCGGCTCGGGACCGATGTGGAAATCGATCGCCTGCTGATGCAGCGCGCGTTCGGACTGGGTCGAACGGTTGCGCTGGCGCAAATAGTCGAACCAGGTCGGGCAGTGATAGCGCTCCGTCCACAATTCCGGATCGGCAATGTCGCGCGCGATCGACCAGCCATAGGCGCCGTTGCGCTGCCGGGAGAGCTGCACGTCCTGCATCACGTTGTGGAAGGCGCGCGCGTTCTCCTGGGCGACGCGATATTCGATCTCGACCACCAGCGGTCCGCTGCGTCCCGTCAGCGACAGCTTCACCTCGGGGTCGGCCAGCACGTCGGCGTCCTCGTTGCGGGCGCCGACCCGCGGCATCGCGAGCCAGAGCCCCAGCAGCGGCGAGACCAGCATCAGGCCCGCGGCGGTCAGCAGTGCGACCTCGACGCCGGCATAGTCGGTGAGATGGCCCCAGCCCCAGGCGCCGATGGCGATGCCGCCTGATATCGAGGCCTGGAATGCGGCGAGCGAGCGTCCGGCGACCCAGCGCGGCGCCGACAGTTGCACGCCGATATTGAACAGCGCCACGGCGGCCATCCAGACCGCACCCGCCAGCACCAGCGCGGCCGCCGTCAGCACCGGTTCGGTCGAGAGCGCAAGCGCCGCCATCGCGAACGCCATCGAGATGGTGCAGGCGCGGATCGCGGCCTCGCCGCTCATCCGCTTGCGCAGCTCGTGAATGTTGAGCGCGCCGACCACGGCGCCCATGCCGAAAGCGCCGAGCATGATGCCGTAAGTCTGCGCGCCGCCATGCAAGAGGTCGCGGGCCACCAGCGGCATCAGCGCCATCACAGCGCCGCCGATCAGGCCCATCACCAAGGTGCGCAGCAGCACGATCTTGATCGGCGGCGAATTGGTGATGTAGCGGAAGCCCGAGACCATGGCGCGGTTGAGCTTCTCCCGCGGCAGGCGCGACGGCTCCGTGGTCCGCCGCCAGAGCAGCAGCACGACCAGCAGCGGCAGGTAGAGGAGCGCGTTGCAGGCGAATGCCGCCACCGCGCCGGCTGCGGCGACAATCACGCCGCCGACCGCGGGGCCGAAGCTGCGTGCGATGTTGTAGCTGATCCCGTTCAGCGCCACCGCCGACGGCAACGCGTCCGGCGGCACCTGCTCGCTGACCGACGACTGCCAGGCCGGTCCGAACAGCGCGTTGCCGCTGCCGACGACGAAGCAGAAGGCCAGCAGGGATTCCGGGGCGATCAGCTTGAGCCCGGCGAGGACCGTGAGCGCGGAAGCGCCGGTCAACGCGATCATCAGCGCGACGAGCGTTACGATACGGCGGTCGTACATGTCGGCGATGGCGCCGGCCGGCATCGAGATCAGCATGATCGGCAGCATCAGGGCGGTCTGCACCAGTGCTACCTTGTCGGCAGAGGCCGCCATCTGCGTCATCGCCCAGGCCGCGCCCACGCCCTGGATCAGGAGGCCGAGGTTGGAGAGCAGGCTGGCGAGCCAGATGCGCCGGAATACGGTGTAGCGGAGGGGGGCGGTGATGCCGTCGGCGGAACGTCTCTGACGGTTCGTCTGCTCGGTCATATCCCCTTCCCAGTCGTCTGGCAGAAATGGCCTCATGATTCCGGCGTCTTCAGTGATGCCTGCGAAAGTCCTTCGCTGTCCAGTGGTTAGGCCGCTATAAGCGGTGCAAAGACATGGTTTTACCGGGGAGGAACAGATGAAGCTGTCACGACGGACGATCCTGCAAGGTGCGGGCGGCCTCGCTTTCGCGGTTGCGAACTTACCGATGGACGCGCTGGCGCAAGCGCCGTCCGCGGCTGCAGGCACGGAGGCGCCGCCGATCCTGTTCGTTCACGGCAATGGCGATTACGACGCGCTCTGGATGACGACGCTGTGGCGGATGGAATCAAATGGCATCGCGCACGGTCGCATGATGGCGGTCAATTTCACCAATCCCACCGCGCGCACCGACGACACGGTCGAGCAGGCCAATCGCTCCTCGACCGAAGATCAGCGACGCGAGCTTGCCGCCGCCATCACTGAATTGAAGCGCCGCACCGGCGCGTCGCGCGTCGCGCTGGTCGGCAATTCGCGCGGCGGCAATTCCATCCGCAACGTCATCAAGAATGGCGGAGCCGGCGATGTCAGCCACGCCGTTCTGTGCGGCACGCCCAATCACGGCGTGTTTGCGCTCGATGATCTCCTGGGCAGCGAGTTCAACGGACGCGGCGCCTTCCTGCGCGGCTTGAACGAGGGTGACAGCGAGGTCACGCCCGGTGTCGCCTTCCTCACCTTGCGCAGCGACGGCATGGACAAATACGCGCAACCCGATGGCCGCTTTATCGGCAGGCCGGGCGTACCGACCAATGTCACGGCTGAAGGGCCGGAGCTGAAAGGCGCGACCAACCTCGTGCTCGGCGCCATCGACCATCGCGAGACGGCGTATTCTCCGCGGGCGTTCCGCGAGATCTACAAATTCATCGCCGGCCGCGAACCCGCGCGTATCGCGATCACGCCGGAGCGGACTGTTCGCCTCGGCGGATTGGTCACCGGCGCTGCAGACGGCGTGCCGACCAACCGTCCGGTTGCCGGGGCGACAGTCGAGGTCCATCACGTCGATCGCGAGAGCGGCGAGCGCAGAGGCGATGTCGTGCACCGCTCGACGACGGGTGCAGACGGTCGCTGGGGACCGGTCGAAGTCGAGTCTGCCTGGCCGCTCGAAATCGTCCTGACCTCGCCGGATGCCCCGATCACGCACTTCTACCGTTCGCCCTTCCCGCGCTCTTCCGACGTCGTGCATCTGCGCGCCGCGCGCCCGTTCACGCCCGAGGACAAGGACGCCGCTGCCGTGGTGATCATGTCGCGTCCGCGCGGCTATTTCGGCCTGCCGCGGGACATCGTCCTGTTCGACGGCAAGGAGCCCGCCGACGTCCATTCGGGCGTGCCCGTAGATGCGACAGCAACCCTGCGCCTTTCTGCCAGTGATGTCGGGCGTAACGTCGTGGCCCAGTTCAACGAAGAACGAATCGTGGCGCGCGCTTGGCCGGCCTCCGAGAACAGGATTGCGGTTGCCGAACTGACTTACTAGCTATTTGCCTGCGCAAGCTTTTACTGGGACGACATCTGCGGGAGAGAGCCATGAACATCGCCAGCGTGCGGCGGCCCATCATCCCCCCGACCCCGCCGCGCGCGCCGGACGATCTGTCGTTCTTCGGGCGGCTCGCGATGATCAGGCGGAACATGATCGCAACCTGGGGGCAGCGCGCCTATGAGGAAGAGATCATCCAGGGCCGCTTCTTCCTGCACAAGAGCTTCATCCTGAACCAGCCGGACGCGATCCGGCACGTGCTGCTGAACAATTACGAGAACTACACGCGGACGCCGGCGGGCATCCGCATGCTGCGTCCGGTGCTTGGCGACGGTCTCCTGCTTGCCGAAGGCCATTCCTGGACATTTCAACGCCGCACGCTGTCGCCGGCGTTCACGCCACGCGCCACCGCCAACCTCGTCCCCCACATGACGGCAGTGCTCGACGAGACCATTGCGAAGCTGGATGCGCGGACAAGCGAGCCGGTCGATCTGCGCGAGGTCATGCAGCGGATGACGCTCGAGATCGCCGGGCGCACGATGTTCTCGTTCGGTATGGACCGGCACGGACCGACCCTGCGCAACTTCGTCATGGAATATGGCGAGCGGCTCGGGCGGGCCTACTTCCTGGACATGCTGCTGCCCGTGTCTTGGCCGACGCCGATGGATCGGGCGCGCGCCCGCTTCCGCGCGCGCTGGACCGAATTCGTCGCGATGCTGATTGCCGAGCGGCGCACGGCGGGCAAGAAGGAAGGCGCGCCGCCGCGCGATCTGTTCGATCTCATGGACGAGGCGCGCGATCCTGAAACGGGCAAGGGGTTTTCCGACGAGCAACTCGTCGACGAGGTCGCGACCATGATCCTCGCGGGTCATGAGACGACCGCGACCGCGCTGTTCTGGGCGCTCTATCTGCTTGCGCTCGATCCGGAGACGCAGGAGGAAGTCGCCTTCGAGACATCAGGCGAGCATCTCGACAGCATCGCCGATATCGATCGGCAAAAATTCACCCGCGCCGTGATCGACGAGACCGTGCGGCTCTATCCTCCGGCCTTTCTGATTGCCCGCGCCGCGCGCGACAAGGACAATGTGGCGGGCGCTGCCGTCAGCAGAGGCGATGTCATCATGATCGCGCCCTGGCTGCTGCACCGGCACGAGAAGCTGTGGGATCAGCCGAACGCGTTCATCCCAAAACGCTTCATGTCGAAAGAGCCGCCCGACCGTTTCACCTATCTGCCGTTCGGCGCGGGGCCACGCGTCTGCATCGGCGCGCCGTTCGCGCAAGCCGAGTCCGTGCTGGCGTTGGCGCGGCTGATCGGCGCATTTCGCGTCGAGCTCGTCGACGCCGATCCCGTCATTCCGTGCGGTGTTGTTACGACGCAGCCGGACCACTCCCCAATGTTCCGCATCACGCGTCGGTGACGGGCGATCGCCCGGCCGATGGCGTGATCCAACAAAGACAGAGTGACGCCATGAGCGACATCCAGGCCCAGTTTTCCGTTCTCAAGCAGACGGCCGATCCCGTCGTCGTCGAGGCCATCGCCGAGCTGATCGCCAGTGGCCACGATCGCGACCTCAACCGCATCAATGTGCTGGATTTTGCTGATCGCGCCGGGCTCGATCAGGAGAAGGTGATATCCGGATTCCTGCACGCCTCGCGGCTCGGTCTGTTCGACATGAGCTGGAACGTGCTGTGTCCCGGCTGTGGCGGGGTCTTGGGCGCGCATACGACGCTGAAATCGCTCAAGCACGAAGACTACAATTGCGCGCTCTGTGCAGCCGGATACGAGGCGTCCGTCGACGAGATGGTCGAGGTGGCTTTCACCGTCAGTCCGCGGGTCCGCCGCATCGGTGCTCACGATCCCGACACGTTGCCGATCTGGGAATATGTGCGGCAGATGTTCTGGAGCTCCGGCGTCGACATCGACGAACAGGCCTTTTCACGCCTGATCAACGATGTGACGCTCGAAGCGCTGGAACTGCCCGCCGGTGAAAAGGCGATTCTCTCGCTGAACCTGCCTAGCCAGTTCATCATCGTGTTCGAGCCGGTGACCCATTCCGCCCATTTCCTGGATGTCCAGGGCGAGCCGACCAGCGAACGCCAGCAGCTTTCGATCATGTTCAACAAGCTGGAGGCGCCGACCGGGACCACGGTGGTGCGCCCCGGGCCGATGCGCCTCACATTGGAAAATCAATCGGGCAATCGCGTCTTGCCCTCGGTCTGGATCGCCGCCGACGCACTGCACGAGATGCTCGGCAAGCGCAAGCCGATCCTCACCGCCAAGCGAATGCTGTCGAACCAGACCTTCCGCGACGTCTTCAAGGCCGACAATCTCAATGTCGACCAGCGATTGAAGATCACGTCCCTGACCTTCCTGTTCACAGACCTGAAAGGATCTACGGCGCTGTACGAGCGGGTCGGCGACCTCAGCGCCTTCGATCTGGTGCGCGCGCACTTCCGAGCGCTGCTCGAGATCATCGCCGCCGAGAAAGGCGCCGTCGTGAAGACGATCGGCGACGCGGTCATGGCGACCTTTGTCAGGCCCGAACACGCGATCACCGCGGGGCTGCGCATGCGTGCTGCGATGGATGACCTGAACAAGGAGCGCGGTGCCAAGGACCTCGTGCTCAAGATCGGCATCCACGAAGGCCCGTGCC encodes:
- a CDS encoding uroporphyrinogen-III synthase, whose amino-acid sequence is MSILVTRPHPDNETTAENLRARGHVVLLAPVLKCEPVAFHDESETNYGAIIVTSANAIRAIAAQLRDRGLLALPLFAVGEHTASVAREVGFKDVIVAGGDAASLRDKVVQGARDKVLKKKSTLLYLAGADLSRDLGGELGAEGFSVVTQTTYRMAPVKVLPREVCEGFAAHGIEAVLHYSRRSARAFLDAARDEGVEISALAIPQCCLSETVASVLRDAGASQVLVAASPDENALFDALERALRTRLA
- a CDS encoding COG4223 family protein is translated as MADDKPEDAGLAPESGRAKRTPPTIDLEATEVSTQPQDVPGEPETQPAAEPASSEHAAPEDAEVEAAKIETEPQREEAQAAATSAAISPWVIAPFSGAAAAAVVIAVGWALGWPAVQAPPAAPQVTSAAVDALSGRLAAVEAKAGKPATDPAMTTRLDALEKSVGTLRNDVANLRAQSDKIASALNDAKSAPRDASPSVLAALDDRISQLERASKTARAELAQQGEKIADAKAMDDKPLRYVVAATLLDVAVRHNDPYEAQLNAARSFAAKPEMLKPLDMFAASGIPTPFALTRELLNIVPKLSPPPEAPPPGAGIVERLQAGASKLVRIERTDGVGNDRGAIVARVTAAALRNDFAEARRELMTLPESERGPAKAWLDKADARDAALAASRKFADDALAGLAKPAP
- a CDS encoding heme biosynthesis HemY N-terminal domain-containing protein, with product MLRIVLFLVLIALAGAGAAWVADQPGNVVLTWGGFRASPSIPVFVLCLGIFAVLVVLLWSVLTAIWRTPGRIRRRRHEKRHARGRHAITHGLLAIGHGDTALARRHAEAARRHAPDDPLALLLHAQSAQLEGNRDEAQRAFRAMAEREDTRLLGLRGLFIEAQRADDAVSAVMIAEEAIKLSPSSTWASHAVLGFRCARGDWSGALAILDSNLSAGLIDKPTYRRQRGVLLTARALELETMDRDVARESVMEAVKLAPTLVPAAVLAAKFESEAHQVRRAMKLVEAAWLANPHPDLADAYAHVKLGDSARQRLQRVETLAAKTPADKAGHVEGQLAIARAAIDASEFARAREVLAPYVNDPTQRVALLMAELERAEHGDGGRARAWTLRAVRARHDPAWTADGYVSDRWRPVSPVTGRLDAFQWQTPVASLPSDKGTTIESSAFEEAMLAAPAPKRVAAASEAPEEPVVIAPDPTPVAAPAAQDNAPPAAREEPAVTPAEPVKPAPDATESSPLAETPVFRTRADLGKPAPAPIQTVIPIVRAPDDPGIDDEGPSDEFTEQIGTPKAQAGGWRGFWSRWGA
- a CDS encoding polysaccharide deacetylase family protein → MRNALGLMLASVLAAVLIAGGWYFYSSRADQGAPKTTAARAADPLPAKLAAKDDVETTAAIAAKPIAVAAAPAPAPVPAPAPVQQATTCTNPNALGVSRVVEIDTTGGPGFGFEQFKQFDFLADKEVVLTFDDSPWPHNTPAVLKALADECTKGLFFSVGKHATWHPEILRQVLAQGHTVGTHTWSHVNLAGKKMTEQQAKDEIEKGFSAVKWALGTNPSPFFRFPQLSQSPALVSYLGTRNLGIFSTDIDSFDFRKENTPDKIVNNVMTKLDKLGKGIILMHDFQKRTGEALPTLLARLKAGGYKVVQIKAKTTFDSLPEYDEAILKELKVPTSGSATNARPVSSVVQTVSQR
- a CDS encoding cysteine rich repeat-containing protein, whose product is MTRFLFTVSFVLCASAASAQQQPGHDACARDVTRFCRAVMNNGDGAVLACLKEHRTRLSKACEKVLTEHGQ
- a CDS encoding MFS transporter — its product is MTEQTNRQRRSADGITAPLRYTVFRRIWLASLLSNLGLLIQGVGAAWAMTQMAASADKVALVQTALMLPIMLISMPAGAIADMYDRRIVTLVALMIALTGASALTVLAGLKLIAPESLLAFCFVVGSGNALFGPAWQSSVSEQVPPDALPSAVALNGISYNIARSFGPAVGGVIVAAAGAVAAFACNALLYLPLLVVLLLWRRTTEPSRLPREKLNRAMVSGFRYITNSPPIKIVLLRTLVMGLIGGAVMALMPLVARDLLHGGAQTYGIMLGAFGMGAVVGALNIHELRKRMSGEAAIRACTISMAFAMAALALSTEPVLTAAALVLAGAVWMAAVALFNIGVQLSAPRWVAGRSLAAFQASISGGIAIGAWGWGHLTDYAGVEVALLTAAGLMLVSPLLGLWLAMPRVGARNEDADVLADPEVKLSLTGRSGPLVVEIEYRVAQENARAFHNVMQDVQLSRQRNGAYGWSIARDIADPELWTERYHCPTWFDYLRQRNRSTQSERALHQQAIDFHIGPEPVRIRRMLERPFGSVRWKEETPDRASAEVLPVVATAAGSST
- a CDS encoding hydrolase; protein product: MKLSRRTILQGAGGLAFAVANLPMDALAQAPSAAAGTEAPPILFVHGNGDYDALWMTTLWRMESNGIAHGRMMAVNFTNPTARTDDTVEQANRSSTEDQRRELAAAITELKRRTGASRVALVGNSRGGNSIRNVIKNGGAGDVSHAVLCGTPNHGVFALDDLLGSEFNGRGAFLRGLNEGDSEVTPGVAFLTLRSDGMDKYAQPDGRFIGRPGVPTNVTAEGPELKGATNLVLGAIDHRETAYSPRAFREIYKFIAGREPARIAITPERTVRLGGLVTGAADGVPTNRPVAGATVEVHHVDRESGERRGDVVHRSTTGADGRWGPVEVESAWPLEIVLTSPDAPITHFYRSPFPRSSDVVHLRAARPFTPEDKDAAAVVIMSRPRGYFGLPRDIVLFDGKEPADVHSGVPVDATATLRLSASDVGRNVVAQFNEERIVARAWPASENRIAVAELTY